The Novosphingobium humi DNA window CCACCGCACGCGGGTGGACGGCCTGAGTTTCCGCATGGAGCCGCTTAGGAGGCTGTCTGGTCAGCCCTTTGGGGTCCATGTTGGTCATAGTTATTGTCCTGTGCTTGCAGCGGTTTCCGCCGCAGGGGCCGCCGGAGCGGCAAAGGCTTCACCACCGCCAAGGCTGTGGACATAGGCCGCCAGCATCTTGATCGTGGCCGGGCTGAGACGGTTGCCCCAGGCAGGCATCACGCCGGCATGGGCATTGGTCACCGTTTCGGTAATCGCGGTGCGGCTGCCGCCATAGAGCCAGACCTTGTCGGTCAGGTTCGGCGCGCCGAACATGCGGTTGCCCTTGCCGTCGGCCCCGTGGCACGCCACGCAATTGGCAGCGAACAGGGCCGCGCCGCGCTGGGCCGAGGCATTGTTCGGCTCCTGGCCCGAGATCAGGCGGACATAGCTGACCACATCCTGCACATCGGCGGGTTTCAGGATGCCGTCGCGGCCAAAGCTGGGCATCATGCTGGTGCGGGTGGCATCATCGCCAGGCTGGCGGATGCCGTGTTCCAACGTGGTCTGGATGTCGGTCAGCGTGCCGCCCCACAGCCAGTCGTCGTCATTCAGGTTGGGATAGCCGATAGAACCGGCCGCGCCCGAACCGTGGCAGGGAACGCAGTTGACCTTGAAGGCCGCCTTGCCGCCCGCAACTGCCTTGGCCAGCAGTTCCGGGTTCTTGGGCAGGTCTTCAATCGGCGTGGCGTCGAGCGCTGCCAGAACCGGCGCGCGGGCCGCCTTGGCCGCGTCCATTTCCGCCGCGAGCTGGCCACGGCTGGTCCAGCCGAAAGTGCCGTGGCTGCCTTCCTTGATGCCCGGAATGGCCGGATAGACCACGCAATAGCCGATAGCAAAAACGATGCAGGCATAGAACGTGTAGAGCCACCAGGTGGGCAGCGGAGTGTTCAGCTCCTCGATGCCATCCCATTCATGGCCCATGGTTGCCGTGCCGGTCGGCTCGTCGATGCGCGGACCGGTTTCATTGTTTTCAGGTGCGGACATGATCGTCCTCCTCGAAAATCATGGTGGCGGCCTCGTCGCTGTTCTTGCGCCCACCGGGGCGGAAGGGCCAAGCGCAAAGCACCACAAAGCTGATCGTCATCGCCAGCAGCCCCCAGCTGTCGGCGAACTGGCGCAGGGCCTGATAGGTTTCGGTCTCGTTCACCGCCCCTTCTCCTTGGCCAGAGCTTCCTGCGCGGCGGCGCTTTCGGTATCCACAAAGGTGCCCAGCACCTGCAGATAGGCGATCAGCGCGTCCATTTCGGTCAGCTTTTTCGGATTGCCGTCAAAATCGCGCGCCTGCGCCTTGGGATAGCGCTTGAGCAGGTCGGTGTTGTCGGCATCGGGATTGGCCTGATTGATCAGGTCGTCCTTGGCCTTGGCCATGTCCTCCTTGGTATAAGGCACGCCGGTGATCGACAGGGCCTTCACCTCGGCGGCGATATCGGGCTTTTTCAGCTCGTTCTTCGCCAGAAAGGCATAGTTGGGCATGATCGATTCAGGCACGACGCTGCGCGGCGCGGTCAGATGCTGGACATGCCATGCATCCGAATATTTGCCGCCCACGCGGGCCAGATCGGGGCCGGTACGTTCGGACCCCCACTGGAACGGGTGGTCATACATCGATTCGGCGGCAAGGCTGTAATGGCCATAGCGTTCGGTCTCGTCGCGGAACGGACGGATCATCTGGCTGTGGCACAGATAGCAGCCTTCGCGGACATAGATGTCGCGCCCGGCCTGTTCGAGCGGGGTGTAGGGGCGCACGCCCTTCACCTTTTCGATCGTGTTGTCGATCCAGAACAGCGGCGCGATTTCCACGATGCCGCCCACCAATACCACCAGCAGCGACAGAACGCCGAGCAGCGTGATGTTCTTTTCAATGGCGCCATGCCAATGGAACGGTTGCTTCTCTTGGGTAGCCATGATCGGTCCCCCCTTATTCGGCAGGCTGAGCGACGAGAGGCACGTCGTTCGCCTTGTTCTGGTCGATGTTATACAGCGGCGCTTCGGCGCGCAGCGGGCTGCCCGCGATGGTCTTCCAGACGTTGATGACCATGAAGGCCGCGCCCGAGAGATAAAGCACACCGCCAAGGCCGCGCAGCACATACATCGGATGGATGGCAGGCAGCACGTCGGCAAAGCTGTTGAGCAGATAGCCGTCGGCGCCATATTCACGCCACATCAGACCCTGCGTGATCCCGGCCACCCACATGGATGCGGCATAGAACACGATGCCGATCGTGGCGGTCCAGAAGTGCCAGTTGACCATGCGCAGCGAATACATCTGCGTGCGGTTCCACAGGCGCGGCGTCAGGTAATAGATGGCGCCGAAGGTCACCATGCCGTTCCAGCCCAGCGCGCCGGAGTGAACGTGGCCGATGGTCCAGTTGGTGTAGTGCGAGAGCGAGTTGACGCTTTTCACCGACATCATCGGGCCTTCGAAGGTGGACATGCCGTAGAAGGCGAGGCTCATCACGAACATGCGCAGCACAGGATCGGTGCGCAGCTTGTCCCATGCGCCGTTCAGCGTCATCAGACCGTTGATCATCCCGCCCCAGGACGGCATCCACAGCATCACCGAGAACACCATGCCCAGCGTCTGCGCCCAGTCGGGCAGCGCGGTATAGTGCAGGTGGTGGGGACCGGCCCAGATATAGAGGAAGATCAGCGCCCAGAAGTGGATGATCGAGAGGCGATAGGAATAGACCGGACGCTGGGCCTGCTTGGGCACGAAGTAATACATCATGCCAAGGAAGCCCGCGGTCAGGAAGAAGCCCACCGCATTATGGCCATACCACCATTGCACCAGCGCGCCCTGAACGCCTGCAAACCAGCTGATCGACTGGCTGCCCAGGAAGCTGACGGGAACGGCCAGATTGTTGACCAGATGCAGCATCGCCACGGTGATGATGAAAGACAGATAGAACCAGTTGGCGACATAGATATGCGGTTCGCTGCGCTTGACGATCGTGCCGCCATAGACAACCAGATAGGCCACCCAGACCACCGTCAGCCACAGGTCGACATACCATTCCGGCTCGGCATATTCCTTGGCCTGCGTGACGCCCAGCAGGTATCCGGTGGCCGCCAGCACGATGAAGAGCTGATAACCCCAGAACACGAAACGGGCGAGGCCGGGGAAGGCCAGCCTCGCCCGGCAAGTGCGCTGGACCACGTAAAACGACGTGGCGATCAGCGCGTTGCCTCCGAAAGCGAAGATGACCGCAGAAGTGTGCAGCGGGCGCATGCGGCCAAAATTGAACCAGGGCTCAAGGTTGATCTGCGGATAG harbors:
- the ccoP gene encoding cytochrome-c oxidase, cbb3-type subunit III yields the protein MSAPENNETGPRIDEPTGTATMGHEWDGIEELNTPLPTWWLYTFYACIVFAIGYCVVYPAIPGIKEGSHGTFGWTSRGQLAAEMDAAKAARAPVLAALDATPIEDLPKNPELLAKAVAGGKAAFKVNCVPCHGSGAAGSIGYPNLNDDDWLWGGTLTDIQTTLEHGIRQPGDDATRTSMMPSFGRDGILKPADVQDVVSYVRLISGQEPNNASAQRGAALFAANCVACHGADGKGNRMFGAPNLTDKVWLYGGSRTAITETVTNAHAGVMPAWGNRLSPATIKMLAAYVHSLGGGEAFAAPAAPAAETAASTGQ
- a CDS encoding cbb3-type cytochrome c oxidase subunit 3; translated protein: MNETETYQALRQFADSWGLLAMTISFVVLCAWPFRPGGRKNSDEAATMIFEEDDHVRT
- the ccoO gene encoding cytochrome-c oxidase, cbb3-type subunit II: MATQEKQPFHWHGAIEKNITLLGVLSLLVVLVGGIVEIAPLFWIDNTIEKVKGVRPYTPLEQAGRDIYVREGCYLCHSQMIRPFRDETERYGHYSLAAESMYDHPFQWGSERTGPDLARVGGKYSDAWHVQHLTAPRSVVPESIMPNYAFLAKNELKKPDIAAEVKALSITGVPYTKEDMAKAKDDLINQANPDADNTDLLKRYPKAQARDFDGNPKKLTEMDALIAYLQVLGTFVDTESAAAQEALAKEKGR
- the ccoN gene encoding cytochrome-c oxidase, cbb3-type subunit I, with protein sequence MVTLVSRAGIWLVLLLLSVMVSVAAHDTAFAIQAATVAVACLVGLIFAIRSPDYVRVSRGLAAPAGDASKYYDDVIRWGVIATVFWGVAGFLVGVVIAFQLAYPQINLEPWFNFGRMRPLHTSAVIFAFGGNALIATSFYVVQRTCRARLAFPGLARFVFWGYQLFIVLAATGYLLGVTQAKEYAEPEWYVDLWLTVVWVAYLVVYGGTIVKRSEPHIYVANWFYLSFIITVAMLHLVNNLAVPVSFLGSQSISWFAGVQGALVQWWYGHNAVGFFLTAGFLGMMYYFVPKQAQRPVYSYRLSIIHFWALIFLYIWAGPHHLHYTALPDWAQTLGMVFSVMLWMPSWGGMINGLMTLNGAWDKLRTDPVLRMFVMSLAFYGMSTFEGPMMSVKSVNSLSHYTNWTIGHVHSGALGWNGMVTFGAIYYLTPRLWNRTQMYSLRMVNWHFWTATIGIVFYAASMWVAGITQGLMWREYGADGYLLNSFADVLPAIHPMYVLRGLGGVLYLSGAAFMVINVWKTIAGSPLRAEAPLYNIDQNKANDVPLVAQPAE